The window AGCTCAAACGCAATTGCGGTGACACGGGTTACCAGGCGGGCTCGGCTCAGCAACAGGCGGTGATGCGGCACACGCACCGTCATCGCAAGATGGATTCTCCGGAGGTGGCCGAGTATGTGAAGTCGCGACTGGAGCTGCGCTGGTCGCCAGATCAGATCGATGGCCGAACCAGACGGGACTTTCTCGACGACCGCCTGCGGCGGATCTCGCGGCAAACGATCTACAACTGGCTGAAGCAACCTGCAGGGAGCGAGCATCGCCAATACCTGCGTTTTTATCGGGAAAAACCGCCACTTCGGCGTCGCGTCGATCCTGCTCAGACGCTCCCCAATCGGCCCGCCATCATCGGCCGCCGCGAACGCTTCGGCGACTGGGAAGGCGACACGCTCGTCGGTCGCAAAGGCATCTCGAAACCCGTGCTCTATAGCATCGTCGAACGGGTGAGCGGTTATCTCGAACTGGCGCGTGGCGAAAACCGTGAAGCCGACACGGCCAATCGCATCCTTCGCCGTCGCCTCAATCAGTACCCACCCAACTGGCTGCAGAGCTGCACCTTCGACAACGGCGCCGAGTTCGCCAAGGTCGGCGAGCTCGAAAGCGTGTTGCAAATCGAGGTGTACCACACGCAACCCTACAAAGCCTGGCAACGTGGGACAAACGAAAACACCAACGGCCTCATTCGCCAATACTTCCCCAAAGGAACCGACTTCCAGCAAGTCAGCCAAGCGGAGCTGACCACGGCTGAAAGCCAACTCAACACCCGCCCTCGCAAACGGCTCGGCTACCAGACTCCCCAAGAACTCAAAAACAAGTAC is drawn from Anatilimnocola floriformis and contains these coding sequences:
- a CDS encoding IS30 family transposase; the protein is MAIHFTVSERQQLAALVALRVSKIAIARRLQRAPSTIFRELKRNCGDTGYQAGSAQQQAVMRHTHRHRKMDSPEVAEYVKSRLELRWSPDQIDGRTRRDFLDDRLRRISRQTIYNWLKQPAGSEHRQYLRFYREKPPLRRRVDPAQTLPNRPAIIGRRERFGDWEGDTLVGRKGISKPVLYSIVERVSGYLELARGENREADTANRILRRRLNQYPPNWLQSCTFDNGAEFAKVGELESVLQIEVYHTQPYKAWQRGTNENTNGLIRQYFPKGTDFQQVSQAELTTAESQLNTRPRKRLGYQTPQELKNKYC